The Festucalex cinctus isolate MCC-2025b chromosome 16, RoL_Fcin_1.0, whole genome shotgun sequence sequence CTGCtgcatgtttttgtatttattattattattatctcccACTTTCTCCTTTTTAACAGGCAAACTAACACATTTTATATTGGACAATAGCATCGTTAGATTGTGAAAACGCAACTAAATGTTTTAACTTTTGATCTAATCGAGTCAACTGAGGACACACTAAATAGGAGACGATGgttctttttaaacaaaaatgtacttttagaGGACCATGCAGTGGAAAAGTTGAGCATGAGTTACCTTTTCACAACACGTGGTTACTTTTCTTCATCTGACGTGCAAGTAGACGGGCAGCAGCCGACGTGGAGACAATAGTCCTTTATTGTGGACGcatctgtgcatgtaaacaataaaaaattaccTACTAGTACTATCGTAACTTGGCTCATGTGGTCGAAATTCGGTCAATACAAACAAAACGCCATGGCCGATGCCAAACTAGTCCGAATTTTCTTTTCCGGTCGGTGTTTAACTTCCGGGTCGCAGCTAAATCTAGAGCTAACTAACTAATGATAATAAATTATCAACGCCGTAGCGAATAACGAACAAGAGGGCAAATTTGTCATTGTGTGTCGAACGGTACATCCAGAATTTAAAGTttaaactttaaacattttaaatgactTGTTCTTGTTCCCACAAACCAGGGGtcaccgcctttttttttttttttttttttttttaaatcttaccttCAACAATTCTTTGACAAATTGGAATCTACAGCCAGAACATAGCATACAGAAGCAAAATAGTAaacttatttattaaatttacaATACATCATACCTAACAAAATCCCAACAGCAAAGATAAACActgaaacaaaagaaaaacagaatttAAGTGGAGAAAATAAATGCCAATGTCTTGACAGGCTTCTTATTTTTAGAAGTAAACATATAAAGTTAAtatacatcttaaaaaaaaaaaaggcactaaCGTGGGACGAGTATCCCATGAGCCTGTTCCAAAAatggctcaccagtgattgtgATTTTTgaggaaatgtgaaaatgtaaacaatggaaATGATATACAGAAATAAAGTGTTGCATATTAGTATTTGTTTCACAATTACTCTGAGAAATCATGAACATGTTCACAGTCGTAAATGATATAGGGCTGTCACTATTACAGTCAGAAAACAAGAATTTTTCAAGGAGGTGGATCTGGATTTTAATGCTGACATTTTTACATGCAGAACTATAAGTGTGAATGTACAGACTAATCAAGTGACCCTGCTGCAGAGTGATTTCATGGACAGTCAAAAGCAATCTGGATatcttaagacttttttttttttttttaattaccaacATCGCAATTATGATCTGAAGTTGTCAACATACACCCaacattgaaacaaaaaaaacattttagacattttgttgagaaaacaaacaaacaaaaaaaactacttgaCTCAGTAATGGGGTGTATCACTCAAACCGACACAACCTATCAGAAAAAGATGTTGGCCTATTAAAGTGTTTCAGTTTTCATTATATACTGTAGCTGCCAAGTTAACATAGCAGCTAACACAACTAGCACGttgtgataaaactttaaaaataaaaattagttcgtttaggtatacatattaaaaatgcactcaaaaaaaaaaaaaaagacctgaaCCAACTGTCCATTTTTTACGTTAACTTCATAAAATAATGTTCActtatcaaatatttttcttgTCAAGTGCCACTTTAAACAGAAGCATCCAACACAACGGGTGCTGCCGTTCCAAACAACTCGacaaaaacaaggacaaaaggTCACTTTCCTTGGATTCACCTCCACTTTTATTACAATGAAAACGTACACAGCCTTTAACGGTAGGACTTCTGGTAGCGGGCGCGGGCTCCGGGTCCACCAAATTTCTTGGACTCGCAGCGGCGCGGGTCGGCGACCAACAGGGTCCTGTCGTACTGGATCAGGATGTCCTTGATCTCCTTCTTGGAGGCCTCGTCCACATCTGCCATGGGGAACAAAATcttcataaaatgtaatttaacagATAAAATGACAACATGTGTTGTCGTAATGGACTTACACTTCTGATAATACGCCACCAGTGATTTGGAGATGGCCTGACGGATGGCTGgaagggagaaaaacaaaattaattgcTGTCAAAttcgccctgtgattggctggcaaccagtccagggtgtacccagagccagctgagataggcgccagcaccccccgcgacccttgtgagcaataagcggtcaagaaaatggatggatggatgctgtcAAATTCAATACATTGTTTTGCTTCTTACCATAAACCTGTGCCACATGTCCGCCTCCCTTCACTCGGACTCTGATGTCAACTCCAGCAAAACGCTCCTTGCCCAGGAGCAACACGGGCTCCAAAAGCTGAACGAGAAAAGAGGACACAAGGGCTTTTATATCGATCTACTGTAAACACATTCACACATTTATATGCAATCAACTTGCTCACCTTGTACTGGAGGGTGGCAGGCTCTACCATTTCCAGGGGTCTGCCGTTCACTTTAATCAGGCCATTGCCTCTCTTGCAGTGGGCGACTGCAGTGGCAGTTTTCTACAAGACAACAAGTAAACATTACAGCATAAATAAGTAGAGATTGTCGTGATTAATGTGTACGCTAAGATAGCTTCAAAATAAGCCACAACTTGGCTTAACTCAGGAGCCTACTTAATTTTGAACAAAGACTATCAAGTTAATCGCAAAATGTCAGATAGTGAAAATAAGCAACATAACTTTTTATTGAAGGGGAACAATTCAGTCGTGTCGTAGTGATACATCGAAGCCGGCTAGCAGCgaactaaacaaaaaaccacGTTCCATCATCAAATTTTACAACAATATGTACAGTCACATATTATGTCGACATTAACATAAAAATATGATCGTGAGTGAAATTGTTAAATAATACGtcaattttaataaaattacGAAAGAACGCATTTGTATACGTTAGCTGGCCTAGCTAATGGTGCCCAGGCCACACTCGGTTAGTCGCACCGCCACACGTGTATCTCTTTTACTTACTTTACGTCCAAAAACCTGGACAGATTGCAAGGGACCTTTCGCTGGCATGTTTCTGAAACACACAACGCACTATGTTTACTTTGGAAAGGGGgacaaaagtgttttatttggggttaatagCGCATCGAGGCGGTGGACATACCGTATTCAGCTAGGTTGCCGCACAGAGAGACCGACGGGGCTTCACGGGCGGAGCATCAGGGGCTGTTGCGCGACTGTTGCAGCCATTTTGCGGCAAAACTTTACGACGGTTACTGTTGCTGTACAGTACGTCCATTTTACATGGACGAAGAAAGTCCCTATGAATTAACTTTAAGTATAtttcatttaatatatttaattttctatctatctatctatctatctatctatctatctatctatctatctatctatctatctatctatctatctatctatctatctatctattactTTTCATCATCCCTATTTTATCTTTTTCTCCCTTTTATCCATCCTACTTACTTTTCACATCATCCTTGTTACCTACTCTTCTCCCTTCCTACCTACTTGCCCCATCCTCCCTTTTTCCATTCATAGCACGTCACCTTTTTGTCCTTTCTATTCTTCTTTCCATCCTTCCTTGCCCCtgctttattaaataatttaagCCATTAAATAATTTAAGTCAGCTGaacattttttgcattaatttcacattttatcttctgttttattgtaaatgttttgcgtcTGTTATTAAACAATTAgctttttgcataaaaaaaatcagttataCAAACTTTACTGTCGTTTGTGCAATAGCACCATCTAGCggtgatgaaaataaaataattctatTCATTGTTCAGTTTGAGGCTGAAGTTGCATGCAACCACATGCTGACTTTTGAAAGAGAGCACCGATGACAAACATGTTGCTGTGTTGAAgtgaaacaaaacaagcacCCACTCTGCGGTTTGTACAAATTTGATTGCAAAGCTCGCGTTGTGTGTAGACTCTCCAGAAATCATGATCTTTTGGCTGCCATTGAGGTGCGgtgttaaaggcccagtctgccggtttcactcaggaaaatgcactttttaaatacaggatttaaacaaacaaactacttctcaatttacagacgtgggcttctcttaatttctagTGGTGATTTTTAATAGTTTAACCTgtaatgttcttattttgatgcaTCAGAAGATGCCCTGGCACACATGGAGTCCCGAGGTCAAGACAATAAGTGTCTGGATTAACCTCTGTTTACACAATCCCCCCTCTCCATGTGTCCTTCCCTCCTCCCTCGCCGCCCGCATAGGAACACGTTAAAGCCTTGCTTGTGTGTCAAGTCCACCTCACAGACGTCTGTTGAAAGCACGGCATCACGTTTAACATGATAGCATTTTCAAAAGACAGCATTTGAGCCTCTCAGTCAAAAGTAGTAAATAAAGAGTGCGCCATATATGTGCATTCCCTCACTGCCCAGGCTTTATGGAAACACATCACCTGGAGGCGTGACCCGCTGACCCCGGGCTGTCACAGCGCCGTGAGCACGAGACAAACGCGGCAAGATTTAGTGCGGAGGAGATGCCGTTCCCGGCCCACCGCCGCCGCTCCTTTGACCATAATAGGCCAACGGCGCGCTGGGGGAAACGTGTTGCCGGTAATTGAAGTTCACCCGGGAGAGGAGAAGGACGGACGGGAGAGCGCCCCGAGCTTCTGTGAGGTACACACCagcgctgttgtcgtggcaaccCAGCCGGCCGGGAGAACTCTTGTGGGTTCAACGGGCGGAAAAGTCCGGCTCGGGATTGATGTCAACACGCCTTGCCTTTTATATCCCTCACAGAGCAGCCTTGAAAGGCTACAGCTACCTGAACAGGCCTCGTTTTACACCTCATTTCACTTTACTGTGCTTGTAGCCTCAAAGAGCATCAAAAAGACTATAATGATCTGCAAAAGGCTACATAGTTAAACTTGGACTTAGAATTTAGCTCATTATCAAGACCATAAAGTCACTACTGTAATCCACAAATCGGGCAAGTTGAAATGAGATTACAGTAAATTACCTTTAAAATGGCACAGATCGAAGTAAAATGACCATAATATACGAAAAACTTGCACATGTTAAAGTAAGATCTCCACACTCCACACAGGTTGACATAAGATTACCGTAACAGCCCAAAATGGGTTAAGAAATAAGACTAAGTCTGGGTCCAGAATTGAGGTTAAAATGAGACAACAGTACTGTAATGTTCCGCCTTCTATTATTCAAGAAATGATACAGGAATATATGTTGTTAGCTGATTGCTATTTATTCAAGCACAGCCATTTCACCTTGGTTCCACCTGGTAACTCTCGTTCTGTGTCCTAACACACAAACATAAGGCTATACTGCCAACTAGTGGATAATGATATTACTGCTATCATTACAAGTACTACCTTAAAAAGTTGTGCCGGTTGAAATAAGACTACTCACTCCAAAAGCACTAATTATCTTACGACAGTAAAAAGTTACAcactttacccccccccccccaacaaaaaatacaataaaattcttgacaatgatTATGTTCTCTGCAGCCCGACTAGTCTAACTATGGTatcctggttaatattgcgttagtggaatctGAGTTAAgcacaaaatccagccgtttttatcagtatcagaaggcagccattttgctacttgctatcgagtgaaaatgacatcacagttgcccaggTCTCAggttacaaccaatcacagctcagcttcagacaacaggtgagctgtgattggtcattgcctgagcaactgtgatgtcatcttcagtcgacagcaagtggcaaaatggccgcccccgctaagctggataaaaacggctggattttgctgcataactcattttccacaaatgtaatattaatcagaatgtcatgtttagattagtgaggtcatatataacattattgtcaagaaatgttaaagATGACTTCctctttttaaatgcaaaactaCCGTAAATCACCAAAAATCTTAAAGTACTACTGTAaatgtcctaaaaattgtacaagatTAGTACAATTGCGTAAGTTTAAAATTAGACTACCGCAACACCCTAAAAAGTAGTACAGGTGGAAATTACACTTATATAACACTATAAAAAAAgttgcataaaataaaataagatgacCATAATGCCCTAAAAGTTGCACCAATTAGCATAGACCAGGTACTTGTCCCAAAAGGTAAAATAAGACTAGTGTAAATCACCCATAAAATGCACACATCAGAATGAGAATATTGTA is a genomic window containing:
- the rps16 gene encoding small ribosomal subunit protein uS9, which translates into the protein MPAKGPLQSVQVFGRKKTATAVAHCKRGNGLIKVNGRPLEMVEPATLQYKLLEPVLLLGKERFAGVDIRVRVKGGGHVAQVYAIRQAISKSLVAYYQKYVDEASKKEIKDILIQYDRTLLVADPRRCESKKFGGPGARARYQKSYR